From Cydia strobilella chromosome 4, ilCydStro3.1, whole genome shotgun sequence, the proteins below share one genomic window:
- the LOC134740715 gene encoding mRNA cap guanine-N7 methyltransferase: protein MTSTVDDGAEDTARNYLKDDAGDGDNSENNGTAPPASLTQGEEHASVVAAHYNHLEEKGLKERFNSPIFYLRNFNNWVKSVLIQEYTDKIREKDYGRPLRVLDICCGKGGDLSKWQKARVERVVFADIAEVSVQQCQTRYEDLRRRCGRLFAAEFIAADCTKDTLRDKYCDPSISFDVVSCQFGLHYSFESLAQARRMLTNISECLKPDGYFFGTIPNAYEIVSRAQKSPDGAFGNKIYNIKLLFDPKEGYPLFGAKYDFHLEGVVDCPEFLVNFQLFVKLAAEYGLELVYSAGLAGFYKDHCEKYKTLMNRIMCFECYPAPSGKELIGEETDYKHAKEHLEQMEKPERDMIGTMSQREWEAATIYMAFAFKKLKSTWDANGKPVYSKSSADQSKNK from the exons ATGACCAGTACAGTGGATGATGGTGCTGAAGATACAgctagaaattatttaaaagatGATGCCGGTGATGGTGATAACTCTGAAAACAATGGAACAGCGCCACCGGCTTCTCTGACTCAAGGCGAGGAGCATGCTTCAGTCGTGGCGGCACATTACAATCACCTTGAAGAGAAGGGACTGAAGGAAAGGTTTAACTCTCCTATATTTTACTTGAGAAATTTTAACAATTGGGTGAAAAGTGTTCTTATACAAGAATATACTGATAAAATAAGGGAAAAAGATTATGGAAGACCATTAAGAGTTCTCGACATTTGCTGTGGAAAAGGCGGTGATTTAAGTAAATGGCAGAAAGCTAGAGTAGAACGTGTAGTGTTTGCAGACATTGCTGAGGTTTCAGTGCAACAGTGCCAGACGCGCTACGAAGACCTGCGGCGCCGCTGTGGGCGGCTCTTTGCCGCGGAGTTCATCGCTGCAGACTGCACCAAAGATACTTTGAGGGACAAGTACTGTGACCCATCAATCAGTTTTGATGTTGTCAGCTGTCAATTTGGACTACATTATAGTTTTGAGAGTTTAGCACAAGCTCGTAGAATGCTGACCAACATATCTGAGTGCTTGAAACCTGATGGGTATTTTTTTGGAACTATTCCTAATGCTTATGAAATAGTGTCACGAGCACAGAAATCACCTGATGGAGCTTTTGGAAACAAAATCTACAATATTAAACTGCTGTTTGACCCGAAGGAAGGCTATCCATTATTCGGAGCCAAATATGACTTTCATTTGGAAGGAGTAGTAGACTGTCCTGAGTTCCTGGTCAATTTTCAATTGTTTGTTAAACTTGCTGCAGAGTATGGTTTAGAACTTGTTTACAGCGCTGGGCTTGCAGGTTTTTATAAAGACCAttgtgaaaaatacaaaacactGATGAACAGAATCATGTGTTTTGAATGTTATCCTGCACCATCCGGCAAAGAACTTATTGGAGAAGAGACTGATTATAAACATGCTAAAGAACATTTGGAACAAATGGAGAAGCCTGAGAGAGATATGATTGGGACTATGAGCCAGAGGGAATGGGAAGCTGCAA CTATCTACATGGCATTTGCATTCAAAAAACTGAAGAGTACTTGGGATGCCAATGGAAAACCAGTGTATAGCAAAAGTTCAGCAGATCaatcaaaaaataaatga